The proteins below come from a single Gordonia pseudamarae genomic window:
- a CDS encoding GNAT family N-acetyltransferase → MEIRPASNFDDMRTLVGPRRPDANVCWCLSYRIPSKQNLALRGPERGEFVRDLCGRKTAPGVLAYDGDDVVGWAAVAPRTDTTFARNRKIPHLDDQPVWSLWCVRVRPGFRKRGVVAPLIAGAVDFARDHGAPAIEAYPVDNGDERVNLTMAYVGTRKMFEQAGFEKAGDTTSVIDGFPRIIMRRSL, encoded by the coding sequence ATGGAGATACGACCGGCATCGAACTTCGACGACATGCGCACCCTGGTAGGACCCAGACGGCCCGATGCCAATGTCTGCTGGTGCCTGAGCTACCGGATTCCGTCGAAACAGAACCTCGCATTGCGCGGACCGGAACGCGGTGAGTTCGTGCGTGATCTGTGCGGCCGGAAGACGGCGCCCGGGGTCCTCGCCTACGACGGCGACGACGTCGTCGGATGGGCCGCCGTCGCACCGCGCACGGACACCACCTTCGCCCGCAACCGCAAGATCCCCCATCTCGACGACCAGCCGGTGTGGTCACTGTGGTGCGTACGGGTCCGGCCCGGTTTCCGTAAGCGCGGCGTGGTGGCGCCCCTGATCGCAGGGGCCGTCGACTTCGCCCGCGATCACGGTGCGCCGGCAATCGAGGCCTACCCCGTCGACAACGGCGACGAACGCGTCAACCTCACCATGGCCTACGTCGGAACCCGAAAGATGTTCGAGCAAGCCGGATTCGAGAAAGCCGGCGACACCACATCGGTGATCGACGGCTTCCCCAGAATCATCATGCGCCGGTCACTGTGA
- a CDS encoding helix-turn-helix domain-containing protein, which produces MSPSISGDPRATVLGVLRVADGPVTAAQVAQQVGVHVTTARFHLRNLVDDGKATAVQLRSESAGRPRTGYVAVNELAVDDLLNILLGHLGGSTTEREQTGALAGRQWAARVLAGAAHTQPVTTTDPALVPDPATVTAEALRMLGFKVSNMMSAFGTHEITMCSCPLRQIGATHPEIARGIARGAVEYAIEASSPVLPGQYGVHVAPAPEGDCEITLRLSRATAHH; this is translated from the coding sequence ATGAGTCCCAGCATATCCGGTGATCCGCGGGCTACCGTTCTCGGGGTATTGCGGGTCGCCGACGGGCCGGTCACCGCCGCGCAGGTAGCACAGCAGGTCGGGGTGCACGTCACCACCGCCCGCTTCCACCTGCGCAACCTCGTCGACGACGGCAAGGCGACTGCGGTGCAGTTGCGCTCGGAGTCCGCGGGCCGGCCGCGCACCGGCTACGTCGCCGTCAACGAACTGGCCGTCGACGACCTGCTGAACATCCTGCTCGGCCATCTCGGTGGTTCGACCACCGAACGGGAGCAGACCGGCGCGCTGGCCGGACGGCAGTGGGCGGCGCGGGTCCTCGCCGGTGCCGCGCACACTCAGCCGGTGACCACCACCGATCCGGCCCTGGTTCCCGATCCCGCCACGGTCACCGCCGAAGCGCTGCGCATGCTGGGCTTCAAGGTGTCGAATATGATGAGCGCCTTCGGTACCCACGAGATCACCATGTGCTCGTGCCCGCTTCGGCAGATCGGGGCGACCCACCCGGAGATCGCCCGCGGCATCGCCCGCGGCGCCGTGGAATACGCGATCGAGGCGAGCTCACCGGTGTTGCCGGGCCAGTACGGGGTACACGTGGCCCCGGCACCCGAGGGCGACTGCGAGATCACCCTGCGCCTGTCCCGCGCCACCGCCCACCACTGA
- a CDS encoding ABC transporter ATP-binding protein gives MSMESVAWDVMYKAAHDPAHEAGGGGRRGRRARPTDTTDRRVTMRRIGGFARPHLRRIVVFLALSVLLAVLTVITPLLAGRVVNLITDADPAAGGTIIGLSVLIALIAVAEAVTGIGARWLSANIGEGLILDLRRAVFDHVQRMPVAFFTRTRTGALVSRLNNDVIGAQRAFSDTLSGVVSNVVTLVLTLAVMLAISWQITLLTLVLLPVFVLPARRMGRRMAGLARESAEYNARMSTQMTERFSAPGATLVKLFGRPDRESAEFANRADAVRDIGVRQAMLQSYFYSALMLVSALALALVYGLGGWFAVHQHLSAGAVVSLALLLTRMYAPLTALANARVEIMSALVSFERVFEVLDLEPLIQDKLGAIDVPGVGDGVSVRFADVSFTYPAADKVSLASLEEVAQLDSRGGTQILHNVDLSVPAGTMVALVGSSGAGKSTIASLATRLYDVDSGSVTLNGVDVRELTGTSVHRTVGMVTQDGHLFHDTVRANLTLARPDITEDELWTALRRARLDDLVRMLPNGLETVVGERGYRLSGGERQRLTIARLLLAKPAVVILDEATAHLDSTSEAEVADALAEALAGRTSLVIAHRLSTIRAADEIVVVEDGRVVERGTHPDLLERDGRYAQLYRTQFAHA, from the coding sequence ATGAGCATGGAATCCGTGGCGTGGGACGTCATGTACAAGGCCGCCCACGACCCCGCCCACGAAGCAGGAGGCGGCGGACGACGCGGCCGCCGAGCACGCCCGACCGACACGACGGACCGGCGGGTCACCATGCGTCGTATCGGCGGCTTCGCCCGCCCGCACCTGCGCCGGATCGTCGTGTTCCTGGCGCTGTCGGTGCTGCTCGCGGTCCTCACCGTGATCACCCCGCTTCTGGCGGGGCGGGTGGTCAACCTGATCACCGACGCCGACCCGGCGGCGGGTGGCACGATTATCGGCCTGTCGGTGCTGATCGCGCTGATCGCGGTCGCGGAGGCGGTCACCGGCATCGGCGCCCGCTGGCTGTCGGCCAACATCGGCGAAGGGTTGATCCTGGATCTGCGCCGCGCCGTCTTCGACCACGTGCAGCGCATGCCGGTCGCCTTCTTCACCCGCACCCGTACCGGCGCGCTGGTCAGCCGCCTCAACAACGACGTGATAGGCGCGCAACGCGCCTTCAGCGACACCCTGTCCGGGGTGGTGTCCAACGTCGTCACACTCGTCCTGACCTTGGCGGTGATGCTGGCGATCAGCTGGCAGATCACCCTGCTCACGCTCGTCCTGCTGCCGGTGTTCGTGCTGCCCGCGCGGCGGATGGGCCGGCGAATGGCGGGACTGGCCCGCGAAAGCGCCGAGTACAACGCCCGGATGTCCACGCAGATGACCGAGCGGTTCTCGGCACCCGGCGCCACCCTGGTGAAATTGTTCGGCCGTCCCGACCGCGAATCGGCCGAGTTCGCCAACCGGGCGGATGCGGTGCGCGACATCGGAGTTCGGCAGGCCATGCTGCAGAGCTACTTCTACAGCGCACTGATGCTGGTGTCCGCGCTCGCCTTGGCGCTGGTGTACGGACTCGGCGGATGGTTCGCCGTGCACCAGCATCTTTCGGCCGGTGCCGTGGTCTCACTGGCACTGCTGCTGACCCGGATGTACGCGCCGCTCACCGCGCTGGCCAACGCCCGCGTCGAGATCATGAGCGCACTGGTGAGTTTCGAGCGGGTCTTCGAGGTCCTCGACCTCGAACCGCTGATCCAGGACAAGCTCGGCGCGATCGACGTACCCGGTGTCGGGGACGGTGTCTCGGTGCGTTTCGCCGATGTGTCGTTCACCTACCCGGCGGCCGACAAGGTGTCGCTCGCCTCGCTGGAAGAGGTCGCGCAACTGGACAGCCGGGGCGGCACACAGATCCTGCACAACGTCGACCTGAGCGTTCCGGCCGGCACGATGGTCGCGCTCGTCGGCAGTTCGGGCGCCGGCAAGTCGACTATCGCGTCGCTGGCCACCCGGTTGTACGACGTCGATTCCGGATCGGTGACCCTCAACGGCGTCGACGTCCGCGAACTGACCGGCACCTCGGTGCATCGCACTGTCGGGATGGTGACCCAGGACGGACACCTGTTCCACGACACCGTCCGCGCGAACCTGACCTTGGCCAGGCCCGACATCACCGAGGACGAGTTGTGGACCGCACTCCGGCGGGCCCGGCTCGACGACCTGGTGCGGATGTTGCCGAACGGCCTGGAAACCGTTGTCGGAGAACGCGGATACCGACTATCGGGTGGCGAGCGACAGCGGCTGACGATCGCCCGGCTGCTGCTGGCGAAACCGGCCGTCGTGATCCTCGACGAGGCCACCGCGCACCTGGACTCGACGTCGGAGGCAGAGGTCGCCGACGCGCTCGCCGAAGCGCTGGCCGGGCGGACATCACTGGTGATCGCGCACCGGTTGTCCACGATCCGGGCCGCCGACGAGATCGTCGTCGTCGAGGACGGGCGCGTCGTCGAACGTGGCACCCACCCCGACCTGCTCGAACGTGACGGCCGCTACGCGCAGCTGTACCGGACCCAGTTCGCGCACGCGTGA
- the grpE gene encoding nucleotide exchange factor GrpE, translating into MTDVDDGRAAVPEDGAQSAAAEGVQASGDQLAHLTERVEDLTRVVVRQAQTLDQLVDADRARASGPDLPLLVELFSIFIDADSCARSGDAAFAAISGSLERLITGRGGTVITPSVGDPFEVSTMEAVDVRPVEGDTEPRTVADPIRPGLLVGPRSVRPAMVVVFGE; encoded by the coding sequence ATGACAGACGTTGACGACGGACGTGCGGCAGTACCGGAGGACGGAGCGCAGTCCGCGGCGGCGGAGGGCGTGCAGGCATCCGGCGATCAGTTGGCGCACCTGACCGAGCGGGTCGAGGACCTGACCCGGGTGGTGGTTCGTCAGGCGCAGACCCTGGACCAACTGGTCGACGCCGACCGCGCCCGCGCCTCGGGCCCCGACCTGCCCCTCCTGGTCGAGTTGTTCTCGATCTTCATCGACGCCGACTCCTGCGCCCGGTCCGGTGACGCCGCCTTCGCCGCCATCTCTGGCAGTCTCGAACGTCTTATCACCGGTCGCGGCGGCACCGTCATCACGCCATCGGTGGGCGACCCCTTCGAGGTTTCGACGATGGAGGCCGTCGACGTCCGCCCCGTCGAGGGCGATACCGAGCCCCGCACCGTCGCCGACCCCATCCGGCCCGGCCTGCTCGTCGGCCCCCGTTCCGTCCGCCCCGCCATGGTCGTAGTCTTCGGCGAATAA
- a CDS encoding cupin domain-containing protein yields the protein MTETAPFTEITGLNALDGSSVDSARPDISMMWRNEDVIVIRLAFRAGQTMPDHRAGKPILVFGQTGRIDFTIGDASIVLEPGSAVHVDAKVVHSLHADTDAVATLVVLESSGS from the coding sequence ATGACCGAAACGGCACCGTTCACCGAGATCACCGGACTGAACGCGCTCGACGGGTCGTCCGTGGATTCGGCCCGGCCGGATATCTCGATGATGTGGCGCAACGAGGACGTCATCGTCATCCGGCTCGCCTTCCGTGCCGGCCAGACCATGCCCGATCATCGGGCCGGCAAACCGATCTTGGTGTTCGGACAGACCGGTCGCATCGACTTCACCATCGGGGACGCGAGCATCGTGCTCGAGCCCGGTTCCGCGGTGCACGTCGATGCCAAGGTAGTTCATTCGCTGCACGCCGACACCGACGCCGTCGCCACCCTGGTTGTGCTCGAATCAAGCGGATCGTAA
- the soxR gene encoding redox-sensitive transcriptional activator SoxR, with product MGEVAAEGIWLKPGQVARRAGVAVSTLHYYEEFGLISSRRTSGNRREYRRDTLRLVAFIRASQTLGIPLARIKAALDDLPHDRPPTKRDWAHLAADWRADLDQRIERLIALRDNLADCIGCGCLSLTSCPYTNPGDALGREGPGARRLLPETACPSGPDCADPALRSCT from the coding sequence GTGGGCGAGGTCGCTGCGGAGGGAATCTGGCTGAAGCCGGGTCAGGTGGCCCGGCGCGCGGGTGTGGCGGTCTCGACGTTGCACTACTACGAGGAGTTCGGGCTGATCAGCAGCCGGCGGACTTCGGGAAACCGCCGGGAGTATCGCCGCGACACGCTGCGCCTGGTCGCGTTCATCCGGGCATCGCAGACGCTGGGCATCCCGCTGGCACGGATCAAGGCCGCGCTCGACGATCTGCCGCACGATCGGCCGCCCACCAAACGGGACTGGGCTCACCTGGCCGCGGATTGGCGGGCCGACCTCGATCAGCGCATCGAGCGGTTGATCGCGTTACGTGACAATCTGGCCGACTGCATCGGGTGCGGGTGTCTGTCGCTCACATCGTGTCCGTACACCAACCCCGGAGATGCGCTCGGCAGGGAGGGACCGGGAGCCCGCAGGCTTCTGCCCGAGACCGCGTGTCCGAGTGGTCCCGACTGTGCCGATCCGGCGCTCCGATCGTGTACCTGA
- a CDS encoding GIY-YIG nuclease family protein, translated as MDNAFDVIVIARWNVVMAHMYILECRDGTPYVGSTRNLEHRLQQHAAGKGAEYTRRRLPVTLRWAAETDSVAEVYAWEKRVQGWSRKKREALMLGDFELISELSRRRTGKPRTTDT; from the coding sequence GTGGACAACGCATTCGACGTGATCGTGATCGCACGATGGAATGTCGTCATGGCGCACATGTACATTCTCGAATGCCGCGACGGAACGCCATACGTCGGCAGCACCCGGAACCTCGAACACCGCCTCCAACAGCACGCCGCCGGCAAAGGTGCCGAATACACCAGAAGGCGTCTGCCCGTCACTCTGCGCTGGGCAGCCGAAACCGATTCCGTGGCAGAGGTATACGCGTGGGAGAAGCGCGTCCAGGGTTGGTCGCGTAAGAAGCGGGAAGCGTTGATGCTCGGCGACTTCGAGCTCATCTCCGAATTGTCACGGCGCAGAACCGGCAAACCTCGGACCACCGACACTTAG
- a CDS encoding DNA-3-methyladenine glycosylase family protein: MTSRLWVPPWPLDVRATVDGLHRGSGDPSMRYAPDGSIWRASYTPDGPGTLRLQSGPDGVRGTGWGPGGEWLVERFPEVLGALDNPEELVADDPVVAALVRRGRGYRIGRTGRVWEALVPAILEQKVVSTEAWRAWRYLLRRFGEPAPGPVAESMRVPPPPQVWARIPTWEWHRSGIEPVRMRTIRGATSMDAERHPDKLTVLRGVGPWTAAETRMRAVGDADAVPVGDFHIPKVVGQTLAGTPVDDAGMLELLEPFAGQRGRVVRLCVRYGTWPQRKGPRMSVRDYRSL; this comes from the coding sequence ATGACCAGCCGCCTCTGGGTACCGCCCTGGCCCCTGGATGTGCGCGCCACCGTCGACGGTCTGCACCGCGGCTCGGGTGACCCCTCGATGCGGTACGCGCCGGACGGATCGATCTGGCGGGCCTCGTATACCCCTGACGGCCCCGGGACGTTACGACTTCAGTCCGGTCCCGACGGCGTGCGTGGCACCGGTTGGGGGCCGGGTGGGGAGTGGCTGGTCGAGCGTTTTCCCGAAGTCCTTGGTGCACTGGATAATCCGGAGGAACTTGTCGCCGATGATCCGGTGGTTGCGGCGCTGGTGCGGCGGGGACGCGGCTACCGGATCGGCCGCACCGGCCGGGTGTGGGAGGCGCTGGTGCCGGCCATCCTCGAACAGAAGGTGGTGAGCACCGAGGCGTGGCGGGCGTGGCGATACTTGTTGCGGCGCTTCGGCGAACCCGCACCCGGGCCGGTCGCCGAGTCGATGCGGGTGCCGCCCCCGCCGCAGGTGTGGGCACGGATCCCGACGTGGGAGTGGCATCGCAGCGGCATCGAACCGGTTCGGATGCGCACCATCCGCGGGGCGACGTCGATGGATGCCGAACGCCACCCCGACAAGCTGACGGTGCTGCGCGGGGTGGGTCCGTGGACGGCGGCCGAAACCCGGATGCGCGCCGTCGGCGACGCCGACGCGGTGCCGGTGGGCGACTTCCACATCCCGAAGGTGGTGGGGCAGACGCTTGCCGGCACTCCCGTCGACGACGCCGGGATGCTTGAACTTCTCGAACCCTTTGCCGGACAACGCGGTCGGGTCGTGCGGCTGTGTGTGCGGTACGGTACATGGCCGCAACGCAAGGGCCCCCGCATGTCGGTGCGCGACTACCGGTCGCTGTAG
- a CDS encoding ABC transporter ATP-binding protein has translation MTGALSPGIEIDRVSIRLAGREIVREASLRVAGGEVTYLLGRNGAGKSTLLRAIAGIVPVSAGTISVNGAALARAPRPLAQIGTHLHPDGFHSGHTGVRHLRWLATASGINPARVGAVLEAVGLTSAADRPVTGYSLGMRQRLGIAGALLGDAPTLILDEPLNGLDIMGIRWMRGLLADLAADGRSVLVASHLFDEVRRSGHRVAVVDGGRIVADAGVDEFIDGHASLEDAYLSTIGEIR, from the coding sequence GTGACCGGCGCGCTCTCGCCGGGGATCGAGATCGATCGGGTCAGTATTCGGCTGGCGGGCCGTGAGATCGTGCGCGAGGCCAGCCTGAGGGTGGCGGGCGGCGAGGTCACCTACCTGCTGGGCCGCAACGGGGCCGGCAAGTCGACGCTGCTGCGCGCGATCGCCGGGATCGTGCCCGTGTCGGCGGGCACGATCTCGGTGAACGGCGCCGCGCTCGCCCGGGCCCCGCGCCCGCTCGCCCAGATCGGCACCCACCTGCACCCCGACGGTTTCCACTCCGGCCACACCGGCGTCCGTCATCTGCGCTGGCTGGCAACGGCTTCCGGAATCAACCCTGCCCGGGTCGGGGCCGTGCTGGAGGCGGTCGGGCTGACCTCGGCCGCCGACCGGCCGGTCACGGGATACTCGCTGGGGATGCGGCAGCGCCTCGGTATCGCCGGCGCGCTCCTCGGTGACGCACCGACCCTGATTCTCGATGAACCGCTGAACGGACTGGACATCATGGGTATTCGCTGGATGCGCGGGCTGCTCGCCGACCTCGCCGCCGACGGCCGATCCGTTCTGGTCGCCTCACACCTGTTCGACGAGGTACGGCGCAGCGGTCATCGGGTGGCCGTCGTCGACGGCGGCCGGATCGTCGCCGATGCGGGCGTGGACGAGTTCATCGACGGTCACGCCTCACTCGAGGACGCCTACCTGAGCACGATCGGGGAGATCCGGTGA
- the lpdA gene encoding dihydrolipoyl dehydrogenase produces MSEHFQTVVLGAGPGGYVAAIRSAQLGMKTAVIEEKYWGGVCLNVGCIPSKALLRNAELAHVFNHEAKTFGISGTATFDFGAAFDRSRKVSDGIVKGVHFLMKKNKITEIDGYGVFTDAKTITVGDRVITFDNVIIDTGSTVRLLPGVELSENVVTYETQILTRELPGSIVIVGAGAIGMEFGYVLANYGVDVTIIEFMDRVLPNEDADVSKVIAKEYKKLGVKILTSTGVQTVTDNGDDVVVTYKDAKGADGSVTVDKVLMSVGFAPRVDGFGLEKTGVALTDRGAIAIDDYMRTNVDGIYAIGDVTAKLQLAHVAEAQGVVAAETMAGAETMTLGDYRFMPRATFCQPQVASFGLTEAQAKDEGYSVKATQFPFSANGKAQGLAATAGFVKLITNADTDELLGGHLVGDNVSEMLPELTLAHKWDLTAKELARNVHTHPTLSEALQETFHGAIGHMINL; encoded by the coding sequence GTGTCTGAACACTTCCAAACAGTTGTCCTGGGTGCTGGTCCAGGTGGGTACGTGGCCGCGATCCGGTCTGCTCAGCTGGGCATGAAAACTGCCGTCATCGAAGAAAAGTACTGGGGAGGTGTGTGCCTCAACGTCGGGTGTATCCCCTCCAAGGCGTTGCTGCGTAACGCCGAACTCGCACATGTCTTCAATCACGAGGCCAAGACGTTCGGTATCTCCGGTACCGCCACCTTCGATTTCGGCGCCGCCTTCGATCGCAGCCGCAAGGTGTCCGACGGCATCGTCAAGGGTGTCCACTTCTTGATGAAGAAGAACAAGATCACCGAGATCGACGGCTACGGGGTGTTCACCGACGCCAAGACCATCACCGTCGGCGACCGGGTCATCACGTTCGACAACGTCATCATCGACACCGGTTCCACCGTGCGGCTGCTGCCGGGTGTCGAGCTGTCCGAGAACGTGGTCACCTACGAGACCCAGATCCTCACTCGTGAGCTGCCCGGTTCCATCGTGATCGTCGGAGCCGGCGCCATCGGTATGGAGTTCGGCTACGTTCTGGCCAACTACGGCGTCGACGTCACCATCATCGAGTTCATGGACCGGGTGTTGCCCAACGAGGACGCCGACGTCTCCAAGGTCATCGCCAAGGAATACAAGAAGCTCGGCGTCAAGATCCTCACCTCCACCGGAGTGCAGACGGTCACCGACAACGGCGACGACGTGGTGGTCACCTATAAGGATGCCAAGGGCGCCGATGGTTCGGTCACCGTTGACAAGGTGCTCATGTCGGTCGGTTTCGCCCCACGCGTCGACGGCTTCGGTCTGGAGAAGACGGGGGTGGCGCTCACCGACCGCGGAGCCATCGCGATCGACGACTACATGCGCACCAATGTCGACGGTATCTACGCGATCGGTGACGTGACCGCCAAGCTGCAGCTGGCCCATGTCGCGGAGGCTCAAGGTGTGGTGGCCGCCGAGACGATGGCCGGTGCCGAGACGATGACACTGGGCGACTACCGGTTCATGCCGCGCGCCACGTTCTGTCAGCCGCAGGTCGCCTCGTTCGGCCTGACCGAGGCGCAGGCCAAGGACGAGGGTTACAGCGTCAAGGCCACCCAGTTCCCGTTCTCGGCCAACGGCAAGGCGCAGGGCCTGGCCGCGACGGCCGGCTTCGTCAAGCTGATCACCAACGCCGACACCGACGAGCTGCTCGGTGGACATCTGGTGGGCGACAACGTCTCCGAGATGCTGCCGGAGCTGACCCTGGCCCACAAATGGGATCTGACCGCCAAGGAACTGGCGCGCAATGTGCACACGCACCCGACCCTGTCGGAGGCGTTGCAGGAAACCTTCCACGGCGCGATCGGACACATGATCAACCTGTGA
- a CDS encoding ABC transporter permease: MPAALGQLRRAVNAERVRTGGRRSVLLGVVLPGAVLLPLVVTVVVATVSEHFSKVSGDVEVVPVGTTNSVYWILTFTVTVWCCVAAYTQATADRGDLGDLGRILFPRSWTGVAARWVFYGVGAAVCTVTLAALTMIALPTFYPTVYGDVDLLSADGLRFVLTIPVYAVSAVGISLGVAAVVGNPAASVAILLGWVYIVENTIALIPNGYTIQGYMPFLNGVYGTGQAIVLMPPWGINGAIAYSGGVAVAMFAIACGTARLRRR; encoded by the coding sequence ATGCCGGCCGCACTCGGTCAGCTGCGGCGCGCGGTGAACGCGGAGCGGGTGCGCACGGGCGGACGCCGCAGTGTCCTGCTCGGGGTGGTGCTGCCCGGCGCCGTCCTGCTGCCTCTGGTGGTCACCGTCGTCGTGGCCACCGTGTCCGAACACTTCTCGAAGGTCTCCGGCGATGTCGAGGTGGTGCCCGTGGGCACCACCAACTCGGTGTACTGGATTCTCACGTTCACGGTCACCGTGTGGTGCTGTGTGGCCGCATACACACAGGCCACCGCCGATCGCGGCGATCTCGGGGATCTCGGCCGCATCCTGTTTCCGCGGTCCTGGACGGGCGTGGCCGCCCGCTGGGTGTTCTATGGGGTGGGGGCGGCGGTGTGCACCGTCACACTGGCCGCGTTGACGATGATCGCACTGCCCACCTTCTATCCGACCGTGTACGGCGATGTCGATCTGCTGTCGGCGGACGGGCTGCGGTTCGTTCTCACGATCCCCGTGTACGCCGTCTCGGCCGTGGGAATTTCCCTCGGCGTGGCCGCGGTGGTGGGGAATCCGGCGGCGTCGGTGGCGATCCTGCTCGGCTGGGTGTACATCGTGGAGAACACGATCGCGCTGATTCCCAACGGGTACACAATTCAGGGATATATGCCGTTCCTCAACGGCGTCTACGGCACCGGTCAGGCGATCGTATTGATGCCGCCCTGGGGAATCAACGGCGCGATCGCCTACAGCGGCGGTGTCGCCGTGGCGATGTTCGCGATAGCCTGCGGCACAGCACGGCTGCGCCGCCGGTGA